In one window of Apis mellifera strain DH4 linkage group LG12, Amel_HAv3.1, whole genome shotgun sequence DNA:
- the LOC412741 gene encoding manganese-transporting ATPase 13A1, with the protein MATTASSRVDELVQTVTLHNPRKLLFTGYVLPSVILHTVWIYSWIFVYGIDEYYDAGLVGIAAIGVLQIFICLCCQWSVHIHTFFNCSSEKNPYNAKIAKVVPTPNNGSSELVKLHHSEQQEPWFIFQKTKYYWNSDKKIFQGLQFPINHSVKHYCEWKGYLDEKDIAAAEEKYGKNKLDMVVPEFRELFKERAIAPFFVFQLFCVALWCFDKYWYYSIFTLVMLIMFECTLVQQQLRNMAEIRKMGNKPYTMMVYRNRRWHSMFTDQLIPGDIVSITRSQNDNLVPCDMLLLRGPCVVDESMLTGESVPQMKEPIEEIDGNRQLDIEGDDKLHVLFGGTKVVQHTPPSKSVSGLKATDNGCVAYVLRTGFSTSQGKLLRTILFGVKRVTANNLETFGFILFLLIFAIAAASYVWIKGSEDPTRNRYKLFLECTLILTSVVPPELPIELSLAVNTSLLALSKLGVFCTEPFRIPFAGKIEICCFDKTGTLTSDNLVVEGIAGIEGKPDVMQLSDAPIESIQVLATCHSLVQLDDGIVGDPLEKATLKAIKWNLTKTDSMIPRKGQSPVLKIVQRHHFSSALKRMSVVAGYTTPGSSEINYMTTVKGAPEIIKNMLSSIPDNYDSTYLSLSRRGARVLALGYRKLPGPLSSQDLRELTREELEKNLIFAGFVIISCPLKPDSKAVIKEIVNASHSVVMITGDNPLTACHVSRELHFTKKSITLILTSNNGEWIWESVDRKINLPLEIKNVSRNKEIWREYALCVTGEGLTYLKDNERELLRKLLPHIVIFARCEPKQKEFIIVSLQNLGYTTLMCGDGTNDVGALKHAQVGVAILSSLPEKVSTEKQDNIKNEHTISNSIANGPRNNPRVSANTRARIQKILKELEEQSVIVKLGDASIAAPFTSKMSSIQCICHVIKQGRCTLVTTLQMFKILALNALGLAYSQSVLYLDGIKFSDAQATLQGILLATCFLFISRSKPLKTLSKQRPLPNIFNLYTIATVLLQFAVHFFSLVYLVKEATLLSPKSDKLAAILAPNNPYNESMALNTNINDEDEPFEPNLLNSTVYIIAMTIQISTFAINYRGHPYMESLLQNKFLLYSLIGNAAVILGLTCGFLPELATQFEIVDFPSDFRSLLIQVLIADFILAYIVDRICLWLFGEGRHQKL; encoded by the exons ATGGCGACTACTGCTTCATCGCGGGTAGATGAACTCGTACAAACTGTCACTCTGCATAATCCtcggaaattattattcacggGATATGTTCTGCCCTCTGTGATATTACACACTGTGTGGATTTATAGTTGGATTTTTGTCTACGGAATTGATGAATATTATGATGCGGGTTTAGTGGGCATTGCAGCTATCGGcgtattacaaattttcatatgtTTGTGTTGCCAGTGGTCAGTGCATATACacactttttttaattgtagcTCG gaaaaaaatCCATACAACGCGAAAATTGCAAAAGTAGTTCCTACTCCTAATAATGGAAGTTCAGAACTTGTCAAACTACATCATTCTGAACAACAAGAACCAtggtttatatttcaaaagaccaaatattattggaactcggataaaaaaatttttcaaggccttcaatttccaattaatcaCTCTGTTAAACATTATTGTGAATGGAAAGGATATTTagatgaaaaagatattgcAGCAGCAGAGGAAAAATATGGGAAAAATAA gtTAGATATGGTTGTACCAGAATTTAGAGAACTATTCAAAGAAAGAGCAATTGCaccattttttgtttttcaattattttgcgTAGCGTTATGgtgttttgataaatattggtattatagtatatttacaTTAGTTATGCTCATTATGTTTGAATGTACACTTGTGCAACAGCAACTTCGAAATATGgctgaaattagaaaaatgggAAATAAACCATACACAATGATg gTTTATAGGAACAGACGATGGCATTCCATGTTTACTGATCAGTTAATTCCTGGTGATATTGTATCTATTACACGAtctcaaaatgataatttagtGCCATGTGATATGTTACTTTTAAGAGGACCTTGTGTTGTTGATGAGAGTATGCTAACAG GTGAATCAGTTCCTCAAATGAAGGAACCCATAGAAGAAATTGATGGGAATAGACAGTTGGATATAGAAGGTGATGATAAACTTCATGTACTTTTTGGAGGTACAAAAGTTGTACAACATACTCCACCAAGTAAAAGTGTATCTGGTCTTAAag CTACTGATAATGGCTGTGTAGCTTATGTTTTACGTACTGGATTTTCAACATCACAGGGAAAACTTTTgagaacaatattatttggaGTTAAACGTGTTACTGCTAATAACTTGGAAACATttggttttattttattcttgctAATTTTTGCAATTGCTGCAGCATCATATGTATGGATTAAAG GAAGTGAAGATCCTACtagaaatagatataaattattcttggaATGTACTCTTATTTTAACATCAGTTGTACCTCCAGAATTGCCTATTGAATTATCATTAGCTGTTAATACTTCATTATTGGCCTTATCAAAATTAG gTGTATTTTGCACTGAACCTTTCAGAATTCCATTTgctggaaaaattgaaatatgttgTTTTGATAAAACTGGTACTTTGACTAGTGATAATTTGGTCGTCGAAGGTATAGCGGGGATTGA aggaAAACCAGATGTTATGCAACTTTCTGATGCACCTATAGAAAGTATTCAAGTACTTGCAACATGTCATTCTCTTGTACAATTAGATGATGGAATTGTTGGAGATCCTCTTGAGAAAGCTACATTAAAAGCTATTAAATGGAATCttacaaaaa ctGATTCTATGATACCTAGAAAAGGACAATCACCTGTTTTAAAAATCGTACAAAGACATCACTTTTCTTCCGCATTAAAACGTATGTCAGTTGTAGCTGGATATACAACACCTGGATCTtcagaaattaattacatGACCACCGTGAAAGGTGCTCctgaaattattaagaatatg ttATCATCTATACCAGATAATTATGATTCAACATATTTATCGCTTTCGCGTCGTGGAGCAAGAGTTTTAGCTTTAGGATATCGAAAACTTCCTGGTCCTTTATCTTCGCAAGATTTAAGAGAACTTACACgagaagaattagaaaagaatCTCATTTTTGCtggatttgtaattataagttGTCCGCTTAAACCTGATTCTAAAGCTGTTATTAAAGAAATCGTGAATGCTTCACATTcg GTTGTTATGATTACTGGTGATAATCCTTTAACAGCATGTCATGTCAGTCGTGAAttacattttacaaaaaaatcaattacgcTTATATTGACTTCAAATAATGGAGAATGGATATGGGAAAGTGtggatagaaaaataaatttacctttggaaataaaaaatgtttctcggAATAAAGAAATATGGCGAGAATATGCACTTTGTGTAACAGGAGAA ggtttaacatatttaaaagataatgaaaGAGAGTTACTTCGTAAATTATTACcacatattgtaatttttgcaAGATGTGAACCAAAacagaaagaatttataattgtttcattgCAAAATTTAGGATACACAACTTTAATGTGTGGAGATGGTACTAATGATGTTGGTGCTTTAAAACATGCTCAAGTGG gtgTTGCAATTTTATCAAGTTTACCAGAAAAAGTATCTACTGAAAaacaagataatataaaaaatgaacataccatttcaaattcaatagcAAATGGGCCAAGAAATAATCCAAGAGTTTCTGCTAATACTAGAGCAAGAAtacaaaagatattgaaagaaCTTGAAGAACAATCTGTTATAGTTAAATTAGGAGATGCATCAATTGCTGCACCTTTTACTAGCAAAATGTCGTCGATTCAATGTA TATGCCATGTTATTAAACAAGGACGATGCACTTTAGTTACCACCTTGcaaatgttcaaaattttagCACTTAATGCATTAGGACTTGCATATAGCCAATCTGTCCTTTATTtagatggaataaaatttagtgATGCACAAGCTACATTACAGGGTATTTTACTAGCCACTTGTTTCTTATTCATATCAAGATCAAAACCATTGAAAACATTGTCTAAACAAAGACctcttccaaatatttttaatttatatacaattgctACTGTACTTCTTCAATTTgctgtacattttttttctcttgtatATTTAGTTAAAGAAGCTACTTTATTATCTCCaaa gaGTGATAAATTAGCAGCTATATTAGCTCCAAATAATCCATATAACGAAAGTATGGCCttgaatacaaatattaatgatgaaGATGAACCATTTGaaccaaatttattaaacagtACAGTTTACATTATTGCAATGACAATTCAAATTTCTacttttgcaattaattatcGG gGTCACCCATATATGGAAAGTTTATtacagaataaatttttattatatagtctTATAGGCAATGCTGCCGTTATATTGGGATTGACATGTGGATTTTTACCTGAATTAGCAAcacaatttgaaattgtagATTTTCCAAGCGAT ttCCGCAGTCTTTTAATTCAAGTATTAATAGCAGACTTTATTCTTGCATATATAGTTGATAGAATCTGCTTATGGCTTTTTGGAGAAGGGAGACATCAAAAACTGTGA
- the LOC725617 gene encoding sodium-coupled monocarboxylate transporter 1 isoform X1 gives MFPRARMLETEERGYFHWADWLVFALMLAVSAAAGLWHYKGAQKSSTEDYLLGGKSMTLLPVSASLVASFISGVTILGTPAEIYNFGTQYWITIISILFSGLVVALVYAPVFVALGLNSVYEYLEIRFNRGVRILISLIFLIDVVLYQSIVVYVPALALNQVSGIDVHLIGIIVCLICMFYTVLGGIKAVVWTDALQVGIMVAGVLTVSILGTYQIGAAEIWKRSLDANRIEFLNFDPSPYTRHTVWTVLIGSWLYSTAYISVNQTMVQRYRSLKDLKTSKLSLAIFTISIMLFISLCCWCGLVLVAWWSPPKCDPRASGLITADDQLLPAYVMEIAKHLHGVPGLFIAAIFGAALSTLSVGFNSTSVVVLEDFVKGCFGMKPSDRCSFIFVKCLVVLLGCIAIGLLFLVEKLGGVLVITGSLAAIAAGTSFGVFTLGMFFPWVNSKGAFMGAIVGFVIAGWASLGANWSIGAGLLVPKKLPVLFSHCQGNISESFLKQFDRPNEDDVFPLYRLSYHWFTGLGTLIVIIVGNFISWWTGPTDVSSIDKKLLSPMIHSWLPKPKNEYVTVNAENTGRNNELATTASLLLYDLKKKRRNQHFPNSVIT, from the exons atg TTTCCCAGAGCCAGAATGCTGGAAACAGAGGAAAGAGGATACTTTCATTGGGCAGATTGGCTGGTGTTCGCGTTGATGCTCGCCGTATCTGCTGCCGCAGGATTATGGCATTACAAGGGAGCACAGAAGTCGAGCACGGAAGATTATCTCTTAGGAGGAAAGAGCATGACCCTTTTACCCGTCTCCGCTTCTCTCGTTGCCAG ttTCATATCCGGTGTGACGATTCTTGGAACACCAGcggagatatataattttggaacTCAATACTGGATCACCATCATTTCCATACTTTTTTCTGGTCTCGTCGTGGCTCTTGTTTACGCCCCAGTTTTCGTTGCATTGGGATTAAATTCCGTTTACGAG tACTTGGAAATAAGATTCAATCGTGGCGTAAGGATTCTCATATCGTTGATCTTTTTAATTGACGTG GTCCTTTACCAATCGATCGTGGTCTACGTTCCGGCATTAGCGCTAAATCAAG TGAGCGGTATCGATGTACATTTGATCGGGATCATTGTATGTCTCATATGCATGTTCTACACTGTTTTG GGTGGTATCAAAGCGGTAGTTTGGACAGACGCGCTTCAGGTTGGAATCATGGTCGCTGGTGTTCTCACTGTTAGTATATTGGGTACTTATCAAATTGGCGCTGCTGAGATATGGAAGAGATCTTTGGATGCTAATAGAATTGAATTCTTGAA ttttGATCCATCTCCTTATACAAGACATACAGTATGGACCGTGTTAATTGGTTCATGGCTCTATAGTACCGCTTATATATCCGTCAATCAAACTATGGTTCAACGATACAGATCATTGAAAGATTTGAAAACGTCCAAACT atCATTAGCGATATTTACTATCAGTATTATGTTGTTCATATCATTATGCTGTTGGTGTGGCCTGGTTCTTGTAGCCTGGTGGTCTCCACCTAAATGCGATCCTAGAGCTTCCGGTCTGATTACTGCCGATGACCAATTATTGCCCGCTTACGTAATGGAAATTGCAAAACATTTACACGGAGTGCCAGGTCTTTTTATTGCTGCAATTTTCGGAGCAGCTCTCAg TACTCTTTCTGTAGGTTTTAATTCGACATCAGTGGTTGTTTTAGAAGACTTCGTAAAAGGATGCTTCGGTATGAAACCAAGCGACCGATGCtcctttatttttgtaaaatgtttGGTTGTTTTGCTTGGTTGTATAGCTATAGGATTGTTATTTTTAGTAGAAAAATTAGGAGGTGTTTTAGTT aTAACTGGAAGTTTAGCAGCAATAGCTGCAGGCACTTCTTTTGGAGTGTTTACATTAGGTATGTTCTTTCCATGGGTAAATTCTaag GGTGCATTCATGGGCGCTATCGTAGGATTCGTAATCGCCGGCTGGGCGAGTTTAGGTGCAAATTGGTCCATCGGTGCCGGTCTGCTGGTTCCTAAGAAACTTCCGGTGCTCTTTTCTCATTGCCAAGGCAATATCTCTGAAAGTTTCTTAAAGCAATTTGATCGTCCAAA CGAAGATGATGTATTTCCTCTTTATCGATTGTCATATCATTGGTTCACTGGTTTAGGCACATTAATTGTCATCATCGTAGGTAATTTCATTAGTTGGTGGACTGGTCCTACGGATGTTTCttctatcgataaaaaattgctttCACCAATGATTCATTC ATGGCTCCCCAAACctaaaaatgaatatgttaCTGTTAATGCTGAAAATACTGGCAGAAATAATGAATTGGCAACGACAGCAAGTCTTTTATTATacgatttgaaaaagaaaagg AGAAATCAACACTTTCCTAACAGCGTTATAacataa
- the LOC725617 gene encoding sodium-coupled monocarboxylate transporter 1 isoform X2, with product MLETEERGYFHWADWLVFALMLAVSAAAGLWHYKGAQKSSTEDYLLGGKSMTLLPVSASLVASFISGVTILGTPAEIYNFGTQYWITIISILFSGLVVALVYAPVFVALGLNSVYEYLEIRFNRGVRILISLIFLIDVVLYQSIVVYVPALALNQVSGIDVHLIGIIVCLICMFYTVLGGIKAVVWTDALQVGIMVAGVLTVSILGTYQIGAAEIWKRSLDANRIEFLNFDPSPYTRHTVWTVLIGSWLYSTAYISVNQTMVQRYRSLKDLKTSKLSLAIFTISIMLFISLCCWCGLVLVAWWSPPKCDPRASGLITADDQLLPAYVMEIAKHLHGVPGLFIAAIFGAALSTLSVGFNSTSVVVLEDFVKGCFGMKPSDRCSFIFVKCLVVLLGCIAIGLLFLVEKLGGVLVITGSLAAIAAGTSFGVFTLGMFFPWVNSKGAFMGAIVGFVIAGWASLGANWSIGAGLLVPKKLPVLFSHCQGNISESFLKQFDRPNEDDVFPLYRLSYHWFTGLGTLIVIIVGNFISWWTGPTDVSSIDKKLLSPMIHSWLPKPKNEYVTVNAENTGRNNELATTASLLLYDLKKKRRNQHFPNSVIT from the exons ATGCTGGAAACAGAGGAAAGAGGATACTTTCATTGGGCAGATTGGCTGGTGTTCGCGTTGATGCTCGCCGTATCTGCTGCCGCAGGATTATGGCATTACAAGGGAGCACAGAAGTCGAGCACGGAAGATTATCTCTTAGGAGGAAAGAGCATGACCCTTTTACCCGTCTCCGCTTCTCTCGTTGCCAG ttTCATATCCGGTGTGACGATTCTTGGAACACCAGcggagatatataattttggaacTCAATACTGGATCACCATCATTTCCATACTTTTTTCTGGTCTCGTCGTGGCTCTTGTTTACGCCCCAGTTTTCGTTGCATTGGGATTAAATTCCGTTTACGAG tACTTGGAAATAAGATTCAATCGTGGCGTAAGGATTCTCATATCGTTGATCTTTTTAATTGACGTG GTCCTTTACCAATCGATCGTGGTCTACGTTCCGGCATTAGCGCTAAATCAAG TGAGCGGTATCGATGTACATTTGATCGGGATCATTGTATGTCTCATATGCATGTTCTACACTGTTTTG GGTGGTATCAAAGCGGTAGTTTGGACAGACGCGCTTCAGGTTGGAATCATGGTCGCTGGTGTTCTCACTGTTAGTATATTGGGTACTTATCAAATTGGCGCTGCTGAGATATGGAAGAGATCTTTGGATGCTAATAGAATTGAATTCTTGAA ttttGATCCATCTCCTTATACAAGACATACAGTATGGACCGTGTTAATTGGTTCATGGCTCTATAGTACCGCTTATATATCCGTCAATCAAACTATGGTTCAACGATACAGATCATTGAAAGATTTGAAAACGTCCAAACT atCATTAGCGATATTTACTATCAGTATTATGTTGTTCATATCATTATGCTGTTGGTGTGGCCTGGTTCTTGTAGCCTGGTGGTCTCCACCTAAATGCGATCCTAGAGCTTCCGGTCTGATTACTGCCGATGACCAATTATTGCCCGCTTACGTAATGGAAATTGCAAAACATTTACACGGAGTGCCAGGTCTTTTTATTGCTGCAATTTTCGGAGCAGCTCTCAg TACTCTTTCTGTAGGTTTTAATTCGACATCAGTGGTTGTTTTAGAAGACTTCGTAAAAGGATGCTTCGGTATGAAACCAAGCGACCGATGCtcctttatttttgtaaaatgtttGGTTGTTTTGCTTGGTTGTATAGCTATAGGATTGTTATTTTTAGTAGAAAAATTAGGAGGTGTTTTAGTT aTAACTGGAAGTTTAGCAGCAATAGCTGCAGGCACTTCTTTTGGAGTGTTTACATTAGGTATGTTCTTTCCATGGGTAAATTCTaag GGTGCATTCATGGGCGCTATCGTAGGATTCGTAATCGCCGGCTGGGCGAGTTTAGGTGCAAATTGGTCCATCGGTGCCGGTCTGCTGGTTCCTAAGAAACTTCCGGTGCTCTTTTCTCATTGCCAAGGCAATATCTCTGAAAGTTTCTTAAAGCAATTTGATCGTCCAAA CGAAGATGATGTATTTCCTCTTTATCGATTGTCATATCATTGGTTCACTGGTTTAGGCACATTAATTGTCATCATCGTAGGTAATTTCATTAGTTGGTGGACTGGTCCTACGGATGTTTCttctatcgataaaaaattgctttCACCAATGATTCATTC ATGGCTCCCCAAACctaaaaatgaatatgttaCTGTTAATGCTGAAAATACTGGCAGAAATAATGAATTGGCAACGACAGCAAGTCTTTTATTATacgatttgaaaaagaaaagg AGAAATCAACACTTTCCTAACAGCGTTATAacataa